A stretch of the Oxyura jamaicensis isolate SHBP4307 breed ruddy duck chromosome 4, BPBGC_Ojam_1.0, whole genome shotgun sequence genome encodes the following:
- the TMEM184C gene encoding transmembrane protein 184C, producing the protein MPCTCGNWRRWIRPLVVLLYIVGLLVVVPLCVWELQKLEVGIHTKAWFIAGIFLLMTIPISLWGILQHLVHYTQPELQKPIIRILWMVPIYSLDSWIALKYPNIAIYVDTCRECYEAYVIYNFMVFLSNYLTNRYPNLVLIIEAKDQQRHLPPLCCCPSWAMGEVLLFRCKLGVLQYTVVRPFTTIIALICELVDVYDEGNFSFNNAWTYLVILNNMSQLFAMYCLVLFYKVLREELNPIQPVGKFLCVKMVVFVSFWQAVLIALLVKVGVISEKRTWEWQSVEAVATGLQDFIICVEMFLAAIAHHYSFSYKPYVQEAEEGSCFDSFLAMWDISDIRADISEQVRNVGRTVLGQPRKIFFAEDHEQNEHTSLLSSSTQDPISDASSMPSSPMGHYQGFGHTVTPLTTPTTVPAVDGIYNAPAIRDTKESPELDRNLLEKASDRS; encoded by the exons ATGCCGTGCACCTGCGGCAACTGGCGGCGCTGGATCCGGccgctggtggtgctgctgtaCATcgtggggctgctggtggtggtgccGCTCTGCGTCTgggagctgcagaagctggag GTTGGCATCCACACCAAGGCATGGTTTATCGCCGGGATATTTCTCCTTATGACCATACCCATATCTCTCTGGGGAATACTGCAACACCTCGTCCATTACACTCAGCCTGAGCTGCAGAAACCAATAATAAG GATTCTGTGGATGGTGCCGATTTACAGTTTAGACAGT TGGATAGCTTTGAAATACCCCAACATTGCAATTTATGTGGATACATGTCGAGAATGCTATGAAGCTTATGTCATCTATAATTTTAtggtttttctttcaaattaccTAACCAACCGATATCCAAACCTTGTATTAATAATAGAAGCGAAAGATCAGCAGAGACATCTGCCTCCCCTGTGTTGTTGTCCGTCGTGGGCTATGGGAGA agttttattatttagatGTAAACTGGGTGTTTTGCAGTACACTGTTGTCAGACCATTTACCACCATTATTGCTTT aatttgTGAGCTAGTGGACGTGTACGACGAAGGAAACTTCAGCTTCAACAATGCTTGGACTTACTTGGTTATACTTAACAACATGTCACAGCTA TTTGCTATGTACTGTCTGGTGCTGTTTTATAAAGTACTACGTGAAGAACTgaaccccatccaacctgttGGCAAGTTCCTTTGTGTGAAGATggtagtttttgtttctttctg GCAAGCTGTGCTTATTGCACTGCTGGTGAAAGTTGGTGTTATTTCTGAGAAACGTACCTGGGAATGGCAAAGTGTGGAAGCTGTGGCTACAGGCCTACAG GATTTTATCATTTGTGTTGAGATGTTCCTGGCTGCTATTGCACATCACTACAGTTTCTCCTATAAACCTTACGTTCAAGAAGCTGAAGAAGGGTCATGCTTCGACTCTTTCCTTGCAATGTGGGATATTTCTGATATAAGGGCAGATATATCAGAACAGGTTCGAAATGTTG GAAGGACGGTTCTGGGCCaaccaagaaaaatattttttgctgagGATCATGAACAAAACGAGCATACAAGTTTACTGTCTTCATCTACTCAAGACCCTATTTCTGATGCTTCTTCAATGCCATCTTCACCCATGGGTCATTACCAGGGGTTTGGACACACTGTGACACCTCTCACAACACCAACAACAGTCCCTGCAGTTGATGGTATTTATAATGCTCCTGCTATTCGAGACACTAAGGAGTCACCTGAACTAGACCGCAACTTATTAGAGAAAGCTTCGGATAGAAGTTAG